The following proteins are co-located in the Vallicoccus soli genome:
- a CDS encoding GNAT family N-acetyltransferase gives MVHGGDGGDGGRPGAVAGGARAGVRLARDLGPQHLGRRVVVRRALADGSAGDVLGELVAWGPDRLAVRARDGRDVLVEHGAVLAGKPVPPPPARRGAPEPDPGRVRADLALERAAAQGWPPLEREELGGWLLRASAGFTGRGNAVLPLGDPGLPLDAALERVVAWYAARGLVPRFQVPLPAARGLDADLLARGWQAYHPTLVLTAATADVLAQVPDPGVAVEAAGRPAEGWLAAYHYRGAPLPPAARAVLEGGEQRAFLQVPDPDGGPPLGIARVAVADGWAGLTAVEVAERARGRGLARALLRAGCAWGAARGASGTYLQVAEDNGPALALYAGAGFAVHHRYRYLRPGDPVPVAP, from the coding sequence GTGGTCCACGGCGGGGACGGCGGGGACGGCGGGCGGCCCGGGGCCGTCGCCGGCGGAGCACGGGCCGGGGTGCGCCTCGCCCGCGACCTCGGGCCGCAGCACCTGGGCCGGCGGGTCGTCGTGCGCCGCGCGCTCGCGGACGGCTCGGCCGGCGACGTGCTCGGCGAGCTCGTCGCCTGGGGCCCGGACCGCCTGGCCGTGCGCGCCCGCGACGGGCGCGACGTGCTCGTCGAGCACGGGGCCGTCCTCGCCGGCAAGCCGGTGCCGCCCCCGCCCGCCCGCCGCGGCGCGCCGGAGCCCGACCCGGGACGGGTCCGCGCCGACCTCGCCCTCGAGCGCGCCGCGGCGCAGGGCTGGCCGCCGCTCGAGCGCGAGGAGCTCGGCGGCTGGCTGCTGCGCGCGAGCGCCGGCTTCACCGGCCGGGGCAACGCGGTGCTGCCCCTCGGCGACCCCGGCCTCCCCCTCGACGCGGCGCTGGAGCGCGTCGTCGCCTGGTACGCCGCCCGCGGCCTCGTCCCCCGCTTCCAGGTGCCGCTGCCGGCCGCCCGGGGCCTGGACGCGGACCTCCTGGCGCGCGGGTGGCAGGCGTACCACCCCACGCTGGTGCTCACCGCCGCGACCGCGGACGTGCTCGCGCAGGTCCCCGACCCGGGCGTCGCGGTGGAGGCCGCCGGGCGGCCCGCCGAGGGGTGGCTGGCGGCGTACCACTACCGGGGCGCGCCGCTGCCGCCGGCGGCGCGGGCCGTGCTCGAGGGCGGGGAGCAGCGCGCGTTCCTGCAGGTGCCCGACCCCGACGGCGGCCCGCCGCTCGGGATCGCCCGGGTGGCCGTCGCGGACGGCTGGGCAGGGCTCACCGCGGTCGAGGTGGCCGAGCGGGCCCGCGGGCGGGGCCTGGCCCGCGCCCTGCTGCGCGCCGGCTGCGCCTGGGGCGCCGCGCGCGGGGCGTCCGGCACCTACCTGCAGGTCGCCGAGGACAACGGTCCCGCGCTGGCGCTCTACGCCGGCGCGGGCTTCGCGGTGCACCACCGCTACCGCTACCTGCGCCCCGGCGACCCCGTGCCGGTGGCGCCGTGA
- a CDS encoding VanW family protein: MTSTDTTTEPSPTPPPARRGRRRLLLALAGLVVLLGALWVAGYALAGGRTPSEASVAGVDIGGLAPEEAERRVAEGLSARATAPLQVVVGGREDSLDPAAAGLSVDAAATVRATGTRSWDPVGIVRHLTGGEEVEPVVRVDDAALTAALEELAGRVAREPRDGGVAFDGARPVAVEPVTGVALDVERSAEVVERTYLRTDGPVELPARETQPAIDAADVEEALRTRAQPAVSAPVVLVSAGERFPVEPDVIAAATTLVPRDGELVLSVDGRRLKEAVHDDLDALEEEPQDASFRLEDGRPVVVPAVEGRAFSGRDLARAVTPALTRTGDERVAEVRTSVTQPDLTTAEARALGVTDELSSFTQDFPYAAYRVTNIGQAARTIDGTLLEPGETFSMNGTLGERTEANGYTTGTVISGGRYRQELGGGVSTITTAMWTAAFYAGLERVESKAHSLYISRYEAGLEATVSWPSLDLKFRNDTGKGVYIQAESGDDYVTITMFGTKRYDVTAESGPRANVRTPDTVYDTAADCTPQSGVDGFDITVTRVFRQGGEVVRREPITTSYNATDRIICGPRP; encoded by the coding sequence GTGACCAGCACGGACACCACCACCGAGCCGTCCCCGACCCCGCCGCCCGCGCGCCGCGGCCGCCGCCGGCTGCTGCTCGCGCTGGCCGGCCTCGTGGTCCTGCTCGGCGCCCTCTGGGTGGCCGGGTACGCCCTCGCGGGCGGGCGCACGCCCTCGGAGGCGAGCGTGGCCGGCGTCGACATCGGCGGGCTGGCGCCGGAGGAGGCCGAGCGGCGGGTCGCCGAGGGCCTGTCCGCCCGCGCCACCGCGCCGCTGCAGGTCGTGGTCGGCGGGCGCGAGGACAGCCTCGACCCTGCCGCCGCGGGGCTGTCGGTCGACGCGGCCGCGACGGTGCGCGCGACGGGCACCCGCTCGTGGGACCCCGTCGGCATCGTGCGGCACCTCACCGGCGGCGAGGAGGTCGAGCCGGTCGTCCGGGTCGACGACGCCGCGCTCACCGCGGCCCTCGAGGAGCTGGCCGGGCGGGTCGCCCGCGAGCCCCGCGACGGCGGGGTCGCCTTCGACGGGGCGCGCCCCGTGGCGGTCGAGCCCGTGACCGGGGTCGCCCTCGACGTGGAGCGCTCCGCGGAGGTCGTGGAGCGGACGTACCTGCGCACCGACGGCCCCGTCGAGCTTCCGGCCCGCGAGACCCAGCCGGCGATCGACGCGGCCGACGTGGAGGAGGCGCTGCGGACCAGGGCCCAGCCCGCGGTGAGCGCCCCCGTCGTCCTCGTCAGCGCCGGCGAGCGCTTCCCCGTGGAGCCCGACGTCATCGCGGCCGCCACGACGCTCGTGCCGCGCGACGGCGAGCTCGTGCTGTCCGTCGACGGGCGCCGGCTCAAGGAGGCCGTCCACGACGACCTCGACGCGCTCGAGGAGGAGCCGCAGGACGCGTCGTTCCGGCTCGAGGACGGCCGCCCGGTCGTCGTCCCGGCCGTGGAGGGCCGTGCCTTCAGCGGCCGCGACCTGGCCCGCGCCGTCACCCCGGCGCTCACCCGCACGGGCGACGAGCGCGTGGCCGAGGTCCGCACGAGCGTCACGCAGCCCGACCTCACCACGGCCGAGGCCCGGGCCCTCGGGGTCACCGACGAGCTGTCCAGCTTCACCCAGGACTTCCCCTACGCCGCGTACCGCGTGACGAACATCGGGCAGGCCGCCCGCACCATCGACGGCACGCTGCTCGAGCCGGGCGAGACGTTCAGCATGAACGGGACGCTGGGGGAGCGCACCGAGGCCAACGGCTACACCACCGGCACCGTGATCTCGGGCGGGCGCTACCGGCAGGAGCTCGGCGGCGGCGTCTCGACGATCACCACCGCGATGTGGACCGCGGCCTTCTACGCCGGGCTCGAGCGCGTCGAGTCCAAGGCGCACAGCCTCTACATCAGCCGCTACGAGGCGGGACTCGAGGCGACCGTGAGCTGGCCGTCGCTCGACCTGAAGTTCCGCAACGACACCGGCAAGGGCGTCTACATCCAGGCCGAGTCCGGCGACGACTACGTGACGATCACGATGTTCGGCACGAAGCGCTACGACGTGACCGCCGAGAGCGGGCCGCGCGCGAACGTCCGGACGCCGGACACCGTCTACGACACGGCCGCCGACTGCACCCCGCAGTCCGGGGTCGACGGCTTCGACATCACCGTGACCCGCGTCTTCCGCCAGGGCGGCGAGGTCGTGCGGCGCGAGCCGATCACGACGTCGTACAACGCGACCGACCGGATCATCTGCGGCCCGCGCCCCTGA
- a CDS encoding carbohydrate kinase family protein: MPSARGAAPAHAVDPLRAVRERDAAAGRPEPQHDVFLAGTVFLDIVFTGLEHMPAAGTEVWAPGMGSSPGGVANLAIACSRLGLRTSLAAAFGDDYYAEFCYRTLQEQEGVDLSRSRRFGRWHTPVTVSMAVERDRSMVTHEHEPPLCAGHMIGDPPTSRAGFVDLGAPDPCGSAPDWVPQAAARGTLLFADVGWDPTGAWSPAVLDHLAGCHAFMPNAVEAMSYTRTGTPRAAVEALAGRTPLVVVTDGARGALAVDATTGERAQVPALQVDALDPTGAGDVFGAGVVLGTLAGWPLADRLAFAALCSGLAVQQFGGSLAAPGWGDIADWWHAVRDGDDRALRERYAFLDRVVPPGPVRAVRRAEATIAQRADLAEPDDLSEPDPSRPDLGGAP, encoded by the coding sequence GTGCCCAGCGCGCGCGGTGCGGCCCCGGCCCACGCCGTGGACCCGCTGCGCGCGGTGCGCGAGCGCGACGCGGCCGCGGGCCGCCCGGAGCCGCAGCACGACGTCTTCCTCGCCGGCACGGTCTTCCTCGACATCGTCTTCACCGGGCTCGAGCACATGCCCGCGGCCGGCACCGAGGTGTGGGCGCCCGGCATGGGCTCGAGCCCGGGCGGAGTGGCGAACCTCGCCATCGCCTGCAGCCGGCTGGGCCTGCGCACCAGCCTCGCGGCGGCCTTCGGCGACGACTACTACGCGGAGTTCTGCTACCGCACGCTGCAGGAGCAGGAGGGCGTCGACCTCTCCCGCTCGCGCCGCTTCGGCCGCTGGCACACCCCGGTGACGGTCTCGATGGCCGTCGAGCGCGACCGCAGCATGGTCACCCACGAGCACGAGCCGCCGCTGTGCGCGGGGCACATGATCGGCGACCCGCCCACGAGCCGCGCCGGCTTCGTCGACCTCGGTGCCCCCGACCCCTGCGGCAGCGCGCCGGACTGGGTCCCGCAGGCCGCGGCGCGCGGCACGCTGCTCTTCGCCGACGTCGGCTGGGACCCGACCGGCGCCTGGTCGCCGGCCGTGCTCGACCACCTCGCCGGCTGCCACGCCTTCATGCCCAACGCGGTCGAGGCGATGTCGTACACCCGCACGGGCACCCCGCGGGCGGCCGTCGAGGCGCTCGCCGGGCGCACGCCGCTCGTGGTCGTCACCGACGGGGCCCGGGGCGCGCTCGCGGTGGACGCGACCACCGGCGAGCGCGCTCAGGTGCCGGCGCTGCAGGTCGACGCGCTCGACCCCACCGGCGCGGGCGACGTGTTCGGCGCCGGCGTGGTCCTCGGCACGCTCGCCGGGTGGCCGCTGGCCGACCGCCTGGCCTTCGCCGCGCTCTGCTCCGGCCTGGCCGTGCAGCAGTTCGGCGGCAGCCTCGCCGCGCCGGGCTGGGGCGACATCGCGGACTGGTGGCACGCGGTGCGCGACGGCGACGACCGCGCCCTGCGCGAGCGCTACGCCTTCCTCGACCGGGTCGTGCCGCCGGGGCCGGTGCGCGCGGTCCGGCGGGCGGAGGCGACGATCGCCCAGCGCGCGGACCTCGCCGAGCCGGACGACCTCAGCGAGCCCGACCCGTCCCGTCCCGACCTCGGAGGAGCCCCGTGA
- the fdxA gene encoding ferredoxin produces MTYVIAQPCVDLKDKACIEECPVDCIYEGQRSLYIHPDECVDCGACEPVCPVEAIYYEDDVPEQWKDFYKANVEFFDDLGSPGGASKMGLIPKDHPVISALPPQEAEH; encoded by the coding sequence GTGACCTACGTCATCGCGCAGCCCTGCGTGGACCTCAAGGACAAGGCCTGCATCGAGGAGTGCCCTGTCGACTGCATCTACGAGGGCCAGCGCTCGCTCTACATCCACCCCGACGAGTGCGTGGACTGCGGCGCCTGCGAGCCGGTGTGCCCGGTGGAGGCCATCTACTACGAGGACGACGTCCCCGAGCAGTGGAAGGACTTCTACAAGGCCAACGTCGAGTTCTTCGACGACCTGGGCTCGCCGGGCGGCGCCTCCAAGATGGGCCTCATCCCCAAGGACCACCCGGTGATCAGCGCGCTGCCGCCGCAGGAGGCGGAGCACTGA
- the dapC gene encoding succinyldiaminopimelate transaminase, translating into MTLAASLPDFPWDRLAPAAARARSHPEGVVDLSVGTPVDPTPALVQRALAGAADAPGYPQTWGTPALRSAVAAWFARRRGVPGLDPDGVLPTVGSKELVAWLPTLLGAGPGDVVVHPEVAYPTYDVGARIARATPLASDALTAAGPARVPLVWVNSPSNPTGRVLPVEHLREVVAWARERGAVVASDECYAELVWSGRAPSVLDPEVCGGSHEGLLAVYSLSKQSNLAGYRAAFVAGDPALVRRLLEVRKHAGMIVPWPVQAALTAALGDDEHVQEQRERYRRRREVLLGALTGAGFRVDHSEAGLYLWATRDEPCWDTVGWLAERGVLVAPGEFYGAAGARHVRVALTATDERVGAVAARLTG; encoded by the coding sequence CTGACGCTCGCCGCGTCCCTCCCGGACTTCCCCTGGGACCGGCTCGCGCCCGCGGCGGCGCGGGCCCGGTCCCACCCCGAGGGCGTCGTCGACCTCTCGGTCGGCACCCCGGTCGACCCCACGCCGGCGCTCGTGCAGCGGGCGCTGGCGGGGGCGGCCGACGCGCCGGGCTACCCGCAGACGTGGGGCACGCCGGCGCTGCGCTCGGCCGTCGCCGCCTGGTTCGCGCGCCGCCGCGGCGTGCCCGGGCTCGACCCCGACGGCGTCCTGCCGACGGTCGGCTCCAAGGAGCTCGTCGCCTGGCTGCCGACCCTGCTCGGCGCCGGTCCCGGGGACGTCGTGGTGCACCCCGAGGTCGCCTACCCGACGTACGACGTCGGGGCGCGGATCGCCCGGGCGACCCCCCTGGCCTCGGACGCCCTCACGGCGGCCGGGCCGGCGCGGGTGCCGCTGGTGTGGGTCAACTCGCCGTCCAACCCGACGGGGCGCGTGCTGCCCGTCGAGCACCTGCGCGAGGTCGTCGCGTGGGCGCGCGAGCGCGGCGCCGTCGTGGCCAGCGACGAGTGCTACGCCGAGCTCGTCTGGTCCGGCCGCGCGCCCTCCGTGCTCGACCCGGAGGTCTGCGGCGGGTCGCACGAGGGCCTGCTCGCGGTCTACTCGCTGTCCAAGCAGTCCAACCTCGCGGGCTACCGGGCGGCCTTCGTCGCGGGCGACCCCGCGCTGGTGCGGCGCCTGCTCGAGGTCCGCAAGCACGCGGGCATGATCGTCCCCTGGCCGGTGCAGGCGGCGCTCACCGCCGCCCTGGGCGACGACGAGCACGTGCAGGAGCAGCGCGAGCGCTACCGCCGCCGCCGCGAGGTCCTGCTCGGCGCCCTGACGGGCGCGGGGTTCCGCGTCGACCACTCCGAGGCCGGGCTCTACCTCTGGGCGACGCGCGACGAGCCGTGCTGGGACACCGTCGGGTGGCTCGCCGAGCGCGGCGTCCTCGTGGCCCCCGGCGAGTTCTACGGCGCGGCCGGCGCCCGGCACGTGCGGGTCGCGCTCACCGCGACCGACGAGCGGGTCGGCGCGGTCGCCGCGCGGCTCACCGGCTGA
- a CDS encoding transglutaminase family protein, producing MSAVERFGAAVRAAPVDLTGACLLLAAAYDPALDDPAAQDAERTALADLAARVPASGAPERRLAAALGGHRTLPGDYGDLRTSLLPQVRRRGHGLPILLSVLWLDVAARSGVPAFGVGLRGHFVVGLGDPAGAHRLVDPASGGRPWRLRPGDAADVRAWEPVEVLERVLANVTAWASGRVDRTRALLTAVELRLQLPRHPLALRREHGRLLVATGDPVRGAQRLRDYAEAVAAVDPQGAERARREARSALAGLN from the coding sequence GTGAGCGCGGTGGAGCGCTTCGGCGCGGCCGTGCGGGCCGCCCCGGTCGACCTGACCGGGGCGTGCCTGCTGCTCGCCGCGGCGTACGACCCGGCCCTGGACGACCCGGCCGCGCAGGACGCCGAGCGGACGGCGCTGGCCGACCTGGCCGCGCGGGTGCCCGCGAGCGGTGCGCCCGAGCGCCGGCTCGCCGCCGCGCTGGGCGGGCACCGCACCCTGCCCGGCGACTACGGCGACCTGCGCACGTCGCTGCTGCCGCAGGTGCGCCGCCGCGGGCACGGCCTGCCGATCCTGCTGTCCGTGCTGTGGCTCGACGTGGCCGCGCGCAGCGGGGTGCCGGCGTTCGGCGTCGGGCTGCGCGGGCACTTCGTCGTCGGCCTCGGCGACCCCGCGGGCGCGCACCGCCTCGTCGACCCCGCGAGCGGGGGCCGCCCGTGGCGGCTGCGCCCCGGCGACGCCGCCGACGTGCGCGCCTGGGAGCCGGTCGAGGTGCTGGAGCGGGTGCTCGCCAACGTCACCGCCTGGGCGTCCGGGCGGGTCGACCGCACCCGGGCCCTGCTCACCGCGGTCGAGCTGCGCCTGCAGCTGCCGCGGCACCCGCTGGCGCTGCGCCGCGAGCACGGACGCCTCCTCGTCGCGACGGGCGACCCGGTCCGCGGCGCGCAGCGGCTGCGGGACTACGCCGAGGCCGTCGCGGCGGTCGACCCGCAGGGGGCCGAGCGCGCGCGGCGCGAGGCCCGCTCGGCGCTGGCCGGCCTCAACTGA
- a CDS encoding transglycosylase SLT domain-containing protein, translating to MDPRDLLPPLRRSARGWSGPQPWYAVDARSAAALRRRAAAAALLAVAAAHLAPSGATPAPAAAAVAAPARPAPAPLDDARFAAVLTSYGLEPEGRSTRAQRAGLSAVLAHFPRAQRRDAVRVAWCESRLDPAAVGRNRDGTSDVGLFQFNDGGTLQHYVGSTARALDPDASARAARAYVRERGWRPWTCGEIVGAV from the coding sequence ATGGACCCCCGCGACCTCCTGCCGCCGCTGCGGCGCAGCGCCCGCGGGTGGAGCGGGCCGCAGCCCTGGTACGCCGTCGACGCCCGCTCCGCGGCCGCGCTGCGCCGTCGGGCCGCCGCGGCGGCGCTGCTCGCCGTGGCCGCGGCGCACCTCGCGCCCTCCGGTGCCACTCCCGCACCGGCCGCCGCCGCGGTGGCCGCTCCCGCCCGCCCCGCGCCGGCGCCGCTCGACGACGCGCGCTTCGCCGCGGTCCTCACGTCCTACGGGCTCGAGCCGGAGGGCCGCTCCACGCGGGCGCAGCGCGCCGGGCTGAGCGCGGTGCTCGCGCACTTCCCGCGCGCGCAGCGGCGCGACGCGGTGCGCGTCGCCTGGTGCGAGTCGCGGCTGGACCCCGCGGCGGTCGGGCGCAACCGCGACGGGACCTCCGACGTCGGGCTCTTCCAGTTCAACGACGGCGGGACGCTGCAGCACTACGTGGGCAGCACGGCGCGGGCCCTCGACCCCGACGCGTCGGCCCGCGCCGCGCGGGCGTACGTGCGCGAGCGGGGCTGGCGGCCCTGGACCTGCGGGGAGATCGTCGGCGCCGTGTGA
- a CDS encoding Pr6Pr family membrane protein — MDAAEGRPGGLPVVARAWSAAVALVAGGTFLVRLVLVVARDADEPLPTRLLRFVSYFTVQSNLLVAVALGGLALGWSMRSRLAEVVRLDALLGIAVTGLVFQTVLADDEVLTGIDVWTDAGFHAVSPAGAVLGWLLLGPRRRWWPGALALAMVWAFGWLGWTMLHGALTGWYPYPFLDVGELGYARALLHCGYVVALGLVVGALLLLGDRHLPAYGHRTAPAEADDPALRA; from the coding sequence GTGGACGCAGCGGAAGGGCGCCCGGGCGGGCTGCCGGTGGTGGCGCGGGCGTGGTCCGCCGCGGTGGCGCTCGTCGCGGGGGGCACGTTCCTCGTACGGCTCGTCCTCGTCGTCGCGCGCGACGCCGACGAGCCGCTGCCCACCCGGCTGCTGCGCTTCGTCAGCTACTTCACGGTGCAGAGCAACCTGCTCGTCGCCGTCGCCCTGGGCGGCCTCGCGCTCGGCTGGTCGATGCGCTCGCGGCTGGCCGAGGTGGTGCGGCTCGACGCGCTGCTCGGCATCGCCGTCACCGGCCTCGTCTTCCAGACCGTCCTCGCCGACGACGAGGTGCTCACCGGCATCGACGTCTGGACCGACGCGGGCTTCCACGCGGTGTCGCCCGCGGGGGCGGTGCTCGGGTGGCTGCTCCTCGGGCCGCGGCGGCGGTGGTGGCCCGGCGCGCTCGCCCTGGCCATGGTCTGGGCGTTCGGCTGGCTCGGCTGGACGATGCTGCACGGCGCGCTCACCGGCTGGTACCCGTACCCGTTCCTCGACGTGGGCGAGCTCGGCTACGCCCGGGCGCTGCTGCACTGCGGGTACGTCGTCGCCCTCGGCCTCGTCGTGGGGGCCCTGCTGCTCCTCGGCGACCGGCACCTGCCGGCGTACGGGCACCGGACCGCCCCCGCCGAGGCCGACGACCCCGCCCTGCGCGCCTGA
- a CDS encoding extracellular solute-binding protein translates to MNRPRPAALLAALASAALLATACTPGSGSEDEGAPAPRSTGDVQTDVSALGDVELVLWDQEVRGGQAAQMERLVASFQDEHPNVRIERVSRSFDDLKTTLRLALSSEDAPDVVQANNGRSDMGAFVEAGQLLPLDAYADAYGWTDRYPDSVLQYSRYSEDGATFGEGDLYGLPQVGEVVGVFYNEAKLAALGLEPPRTFQELEDAMATAKEAGELPMQLGNLDGWPAIHVFGTVLGAHVPAEQVTELAFGRPGQSWTTPEAQQAAEQLRGWVDAGYFPEGFNGVGYDPAWQAFAEGEGVFLVGGTWLTADLNRAMGAQVGFMLPPPAEAGREATVTGGTGLPFAVTAQSPDADAAAAFIDHITSEQAMGVLAETGNLPIVDTAGQDADSPLSDQVFGAFQEATEGGGLVPYLDYATPTMYDTLTQSLQDLLGGQASPDEVLQRIDEDYQQFAEGEG, encoded by the coding sequence GTGAACCGACCCCGCCCCGCAGCCCTGCTCGCGGCGCTCGCCTCCGCGGCCCTGCTCGCCACGGCCTGCACGCCGGGGTCCGGCTCCGAGGACGAGGGCGCGCCGGCGCCGCGCTCGACCGGCGACGTGCAGACCGACGTCTCGGCGCTCGGCGACGTCGAGCTCGTGCTGTGGGACCAGGAGGTCCGCGGCGGGCAGGCGGCGCAGATGGAGCGGCTGGTGGCCTCGTTCCAGGACGAGCACCCGAACGTGCGCATCGAGCGGGTCTCGCGCTCGTTCGACGACCTCAAGACGACCCTGCGCCTGGCGCTGTCCAGCGAGGACGCCCCCGACGTCGTGCAGGCCAACAACGGCCGCAGCGACATGGGCGCCTTCGTCGAGGCGGGGCAGCTGCTGCCGCTCGACGCCTACGCCGACGCGTACGGCTGGACCGACCGCTACCCGGACTCGGTGCTGCAGTACAGCCGCTACAGCGAGGACGGCGCGACGTTCGGCGAGGGCGACCTCTACGGCCTGCCGCAGGTCGGCGAGGTCGTCGGCGTCTTCTACAACGAGGCCAAGCTCGCCGCGCTGGGCCTGGAGCCGCCGAGGACGTTCCAGGAGCTCGAGGACGCGATGGCGACGGCGAAGGAGGCCGGCGAGCTGCCGATGCAGCTGGGCAACCTCGACGGCTGGCCGGCGATCCACGTCTTCGGCACCGTCCTCGGCGCCCACGTGCCGGCGGAGCAGGTCACCGAGCTCGCCTTCGGCCGGCCCGGCCAGTCGTGGACGACCCCCGAGGCGCAGCAGGCCGCCGAGCAGCTGCGCGGCTGGGTCGACGCGGGCTACTTCCCGGAGGGCTTCAACGGCGTCGGCTACGACCCCGCCTGGCAGGCCTTCGCCGAGGGCGAGGGGGTCTTCCTCGTCGGGGGGACGTGGCTCACCGCGGACCTCAACCGCGCGATGGGCGCGCAGGTCGGGTTCATGCTGCCGCCGCCGGCCGAGGCCGGGCGCGAGGCGACGGTCACGGGCGGCACCGGGCTGCCGTTCGCCGTCACGGCGCAGAGCCCCGACGCCGACGCGGCGGCGGCGTTCATCGACCACATCACCAGCGAGCAGGCGATGGGCGTGCTCGCCGAGACCGGCAACCTGCCGATCGTCGACACGGCCGGGCAGGACGCGGACTCGCCGCTGTCGGACCAGGTGTTCGGCGCGTTCCAGGAGGCCACCGAGGGCGGCGGCCTCGTGCCCTACCTCGACTACGCCACGCCCACGATGTACGACACCCTCACGCAGTCGCTGCAGGACCTGCTCGGCGGGCAGGCGTCGCCGGACGAGGTGCTCCAGCGCATCGACGAGGACTACCAGCAGTTCGCCGAGGGCGAGGGGTGA
- a CDS encoding 6-phospho-beta-glucosidase, whose product MRLTILGGGGFRVPLVHRALLADTGPGRVSELVLHDVAAPRLAAVAAVLEQQAAHAPDAPAVRTTTDLDAALAGADVVFSAIRVGGLEGRVRDERVALDLGVLGQETTGPGGVAYGLRTVPVALDVAERVARVAPRAWVINFTNPAGMVTEAMQQVLGDRVVGICDSPVGLARRAAVAAGVDPATAWPDYVGLNHLGWLRGLHAGGEDVLPRVLADDALLGGIEEARLVGTDWVRALGALPNEYLYYYYCAREALAALRGGAQTRGEFLLQQQARFYEQVAAEPSRALELWHRTRDEREATYMAESRRDPASGEAEERDPAEAGGYEGVALSLMRALVRGERDALVLDVRGGGAVPGLPADAVVEVPCVVDGSGVRPVATAPLTGHQLGLVQQVKHVERLTIAAALSGSRRDALAAFASHPLVDSVAVARRLVEGYAERGALA is encoded by the coding sequence GTGCGGCTGACGATCCTGGGCGGGGGCGGCTTCCGCGTCCCCCTCGTGCACCGGGCCCTGCTCGCCGACACCGGGCCGGGGCGGGTGTCCGAGCTCGTGCTGCACGACGTGGCGGCCCCGCGGCTCGCCGCCGTCGCGGCGGTCCTCGAGCAGCAGGCCGCGCACGCGCCGGACGCCCCCGCGGTGCGCACGACGACGGACCTCGACGCGGCGCTCGCGGGCGCCGACGTCGTCTTCTCGGCGATCCGCGTCGGCGGGCTCGAGGGACGGGTGCGCGACGAGCGGGTCGCGCTCGACCTCGGGGTGCTGGGGCAGGAGACGACCGGGCCGGGCGGGGTCGCGTACGGCCTGCGGACGGTCCCCGTCGCGCTCGACGTCGCCGAGCGGGTCGCCCGGGTCGCCCCGCGCGCCTGGGTCATCAACTTCACCAACCCTGCGGGGATGGTCACCGAGGCCATGCAGCAGGTGCTCGGCGACCGGGTCGTCGGCATCTGCGACTCCCCCGTCGGCCTCGCGCGCCGGGCCGCCGTCGCCGCGGGCGTCGACCCGGCGACGGCGTGGCCGGACTACGTCGGGCTCAACCACCTGGGCTGGCTGCGCGGCCTGCACGCCGGCGGCGAGGACGTGCTGCCGCGGGTGCTCGCCGACGACGCGCTGCTCGGGGGCATCGAGGAGGCCCGCCTCGTCGGGACCGACTGGGTGCGCGCGCTCGGCGCCCTGCCCAACGAGTACCTCTACTACTACTACTGCGCCCGCGAGGCCCTCGCGGCGCTGCGCGGGGGCGCGCAGACCCGCGGCGAGTTCCTCCTGCAGCAGCAGGCGCGCTTCTACGAGCAGGTCGCCGCCGAGCCCTCCCGCGCGCTGGAGCTCTGGCACCGCACGCGCGACGAGCGCGAGGCGACGTACATGGCCGAGTCCCGCCGCGACCCCGCGTCGGGCGAGGCCGAGGAGCGCGACCCGGCCGAGGCCGGCGGCTACGAGGGCGTCGCCCTGAGCCTCATGCGCGCGCTCGTGCGCGGCGAGCGCGACGCGCTCGTGCTCGACGTGCGCGGCGGCGGCGCGGTGCCGGGCCTGCCGGCCGACGCGGTCGTCGAGGTCCCCTGCGTCGTCGACGGCTCCGGCGTGCGGCCGGTCGCCACCGCTCCACTGACCGGGCACCAGCTGGGCCTCGTGCAGCAGGTCAAGCACGTCGAGCGGCTCACGATCGCCGCGGCGCTCAGCGGCTCGCGCCGCGACGCGCTGGCGGCGTTCGCCTCGCACCCGCTCGTCGACTCCGTGGCGGTCGCGCGCCGGCTCGTCGAGGGGTACGCCGAGCGGGGCGCCCTCGCCTGA